Genomic DNA from Veillonella criceti:
AAAATTTTGCGTACTACCTATCCTAAAGCGACCGCCATTGCCATTGAAGTGGGAATGCAAAATAGTGGGCTGGCTGTATCTTTAGCGACGTTGCACTTTGCTATGAATCCATTAGCTACGTTGCCAGGCGCTATTTTCAGTGTATGGCATAATATTTCTGGTGCTATCTTTGCGTCTATACGCCAAAGGCATAAGGGGGACGAAGTAGCGATGCCTACTGATTTTGTAGGAGAATCTGAATAGGCGATTTTTTGACGATTCTATACTAAAATGTAATATTATTAATTCATTATTCGTAAATGATAATTGACACTCTTATGAAACGATGTAAAATGGGTATATGAAAGATTGCATTTTGGCATAAGTGTGTAATAATGATTAATATTTTTTAGAATTGTAGAAAATAATTAAGCATTTTATGATTTGTGTCATCGGGAGGATGTAATCACAGCTAGACACTGGGCCATACAATGTCAGTTTGTGAACTCTAATTTAGGTTGTTTATGAGCGGAGATATGGACTTATGTCTTGAAGAATAGACGCTCCCTTAATAACAACATTGCTTGTGGGGACACATCGATTATTATTTTGTTCTTATTTTTTATGAATGTGAGCCATCACCTTCAGTGTTGTTATAAACACTGGAGGTGTTTTTTTGTGGAAATGAATGGTTTGTATTTAGTAATTGCCTCGGCGTGTATCCTCGTCCTAGCGTATCGCTTTTACGGGGCGTTCCTCGCGTCAAAGGTATTGGTGTTAGACCAATTTCGTCCAACACCAGCGGTCGTTCATAATGACGGCCATGACTATGTACCTACAAATAAGTGGGTTACCTTTGGTCATCACTTTGCGGCTATTGCTGGTGCCGGTCCATTAGTAGGTCCTGTTATTGCGGCGCAATTTGGGTATTTACCAGGTCTACTTTGGATTTTAATTGGCTCGGTAGTAGCTGGTGCAGTGCATGACATGGTCATCTTATTTGCGTCAGTTCGTTATGACGGTAAATCGATTGCTGACATTGCGAAAGAAGAAATTTCCAATTTAGCGAGTGTAGGGGCTATGTTAGCAACGTTGTTCTTGCTTATCATTACATTAGCAGGGATGGCCGTAGTAGTTGCAAATGCACTTCATAACTCTGCTTGGGGTTTCTTCTCTGTAAGTATGACAATTCCAATTGCTATTTTTGTTGGTATTTACTTACGTTGGTTACGACCTGGTAAAATTCAGGAAGCTACTGTAATTGGCGTAGCACTTATCTTTGCAGCTATCTTTTATGGTCCTGAAGTTGCGGCATCTCAATATGCTTCTTGGTTTACCTATGATTTGCAAACAATTGAAATCATGTTAGCTGTTTATGGTTTTTTTGCTGCTGCATTACCAGTTTGGTTGTTATTAGCACCTCGTGATTATTTATCTACCTATTTGAAAATTGGTACTATTGGTGCGTTAGCACTTGGTATTATTATCGTAATGCCAGTCATTCAGATGCCAGCGGTGACTCAATTCATTCATGGTGGTGGCCCTGTATTAAAAGGATCGGTTTTCCCATTCATCTTTATTACCATCGCTTGTGGTGCTTTGTCTGGTTTCCATACCGTAATTGCTACCGGTACTACACCTAAGATGATTACAAATGAACGTGAAATTTTACCTATCGGTTATGGTGCTATGCTTACCGAAGCGTTCATTGCTATGATGGCATTGATTGCAGCTACAGCTTTACATCCAGATGATTATTTTGCCATTAATTCAACGGCTGAATCTTTCAAAACATTAGGCTTACAGGTTCATGAATTACCAGCTTTATCCGCTATGGTTGGGGAAGATTTAATGCATCGTCCAGGCGGTGCAGTATCTTTGGCTGTTGGTATGGCTCATATTTTCTCTAAATTGCCTAATATGGACCATTTAATGGGCTACTGGT
This window encodes:
- a CDS encoding carbon starvation CstA family protein, encoding MEMNGLYLVIASACILVLAYRFYGAFLASKVLVLDQFRPTPAVVHNDGHDYVPTNKWVTFGHHFAAIAGAGPLVGPVIAAQFGYLPGLLWILIGSVVAGAVHDMVILFASVRYDGKSIADIAKEEISNLASVGAMLATLFLLIITLAGMAVVVANALHNSAWGFFSVSMTIPIAIFVGIYLRWLRPGKIQEATVIGVALIFAAIFYGPEVAASQYASWFTYDLQTIEIMLAVYGFFAAALPVWLLLAPRDYLSTYLKIGTIGALALGIIIVMPVIQMPAVTQFIHGGGPVLKGSVFPFIFITIACGALSGFHTVIATGTTPKMITNEREILPIGYGAMLTEAFIAMMALIAATALHPDDYFAINSTAESFKTLGLQVHELPALSAMVGEDLMHRPGGAVSLAVGMAHIFSKLPNMDHLMGYWYHFCIMFEALFIMTLIDAGTRVGRYLLQELLGRFYKPLENVNWAPGVYGCAALICIMWGYLVLQGNIGIIWPLFGVSNQLLGTMTLAVSTTVIMRLGHKRYAWVTAVPCFFMAIIAIAADFENVFYSYIPAGKWTLVAFSLVMFLMIVIVLVEAIRSWIRLAKMPQSYRTQEEIEAESLKKYGAPNVEIK